A genomic segment from Luteolibacter ambystomatis encodes:
- a CDS encoding LamG-like jellyroll fold domain-containing protein, producing the protein MSRTLPAAFLLASSALAVPPATLQQQVTYNGQTVTMQLTKLNLRGSNFELKVQNSSGGYTTVTPVAERSYMGTVDEYPGAVSCGILKDNGDFLGTVYFDRGATWFTLNGSVTGTRGLEYAVDAFHGFTLPTADLPAAGQGGNQTYRFDVGIDASYDYYTQQGSVASCVEMIEYSVNNVRAIYIRDALLRPALGRVIIRGDATKDPYSQSMELSGVKSEWEQNQTSALRDVVCGIDPAFNGGLAWVGAIGGTTAHYSANNAGGDGSFDVTWRHELGHNWSCPHFVGGSPEGKGIMGGNGPGRFSGCEVRKILDYRANRISAGGILDNEGTFTAVDFPPYAAMDTARCVVNQSVTFNVKVNDFDANGDTFSLSTFDSTSAKGGTVTQSGQNLVYTAPGSSLGTDYFLYTIVDSSGQTATGVVVIDVRANDPLVMYLPLDETTGTVATDLSANANNGTQAGNPTWTTGKFGNALTLDGNDYLMINGVAGEITSNNITLSAWVKTTDSEADWFSCNTSSGGNVFMFSIHGGKASVYDGSYEASSTTTVNNNAWHLLTYVRNGSTGSIYVDGNLEATHTANFTLSSTDLWSIGQEWDNTTASDFLIGSVDDVRLYNKALTATEVDYLVQGGNAEVPLPFDTQTGVKAGLFNWEPAANMTSQNFYLGTSLTAVTNAGTSSAEYRGSVTGSEWSGNLQPNTTYYWRVDSLASGITRKGSIWTFSTGAAQSPSGLWNFPTSNPVSATLGSNLVLTGSQTTVAGSVSGDQAVQIGNGSHYTVTNPIGANGGGSHTNEYTLLYDFKPTLSAGYASMIDHKDANSDGELFTRSDGSIGSQQLGYAPAGTLTTSWTRLVLRVKNDWFAELWINGVHVYDFDTQEADSRYSLLSSFDLFQDGPSGGEEETIQLSTFALWGRALDDVEIAAMGSPGAPVILLGN; encoded by the coding sequence ATGTCGCGGACATTGCCTGCCGCATTCCTCCTGGCGTCCTCCGCCCTGGCGGTGCCTCCGGCAACCCTGCAGCAGCAGGTGACCTACAACGGGCAGACCGTCACCATGCAGCTCACCAAGCTGAACCTCCGCGGATCGAACTTCGAACTCAAGGTTCAGAATTCGTCGGGTGGCTATACTACGGTGACTCCCGTAGCGGAGCGCTCCTACATGGGGACCGTGGACGAATACCCGGGCGCCGTGTCCTGCGGCATCCTGAAAGACAACGGCGACTTCCTGGGCACGGTGTACTTTGATCGCGGCGCGACCTGGTTCACTCTGAACGGCAGTGTCACGGGCACCCGCGGGCTGGAATATGCAGTCGATGCCTTCCACGGGTTCACACTTCCAACCGCGGACCTGCCGGCTGCCGGCCAGGGGGGAAACCAGACCTACCGTTTCGATGTGGGGATCGATGCCTCTTATGACTACTACACACAGCAGGGCAGCGTCGCCAGTTGCGTGGAGATGATCGAGTATTCGGTCAACAACGTGCGCGCGATCTACATCCGGGATGCCCTGCTCCGTCCGGCATTGGGGCGGGTGATCATCCGCGGGGATGCCACCAAGGATCCCTACTCCCAGTCGATGGAGTTGTCCGGAGTCAAATCCGAATGGGAACAGAACCAGACCAGCGCCCTGCGCGATGTGGTTTGCGGGATCGATCCGGCCTTCAATGGCGGCCTTGCCTGGGTCGGTGCGATCGGGGGCACGACCGCTCATTACTCGGCCAACAATGCGGGAGGCGACGGCAGCTTTGATGTCACCTGGCGCCACGAACTCGGTCACAACTGGAGTTGCCCGCACTTCGTCGGTGGATCACCGGAAGGCAAGGGCATCATGGGCGGAAACGGGCCCGGGCGCTTCAGCGGCTGCGAGGTGCGGAAGATCCTCGACTACCGGGCCAATCGTATTTCGGCCGGCGGCATTCTGGACAACGAAGGCACCTTTACCGCTGTCGACTTTCCTCCCTACGCGGCGATGGACACGGCCCGTTGTGTCGTCAACCAGTCGGTGACCTTCAACGTGAAGGTCAATGACTTTGATGCGAATGGCGACACGTTTTCGCTCTCCACGTTTGACAGCACCTCGGCGAAGGGCGGCACCGTGACGCAGTCGGGGCAGAATCTCGTTTACACGGCTCCCGGCAGCTCACTCGGCACGGACTATTTCCTCTATACGATTGTGGATTCCAGCGGCCAGACTGCCACGGGCGTCGTCGTCATTGACGTTCGGGCTAACGATCCGCTGGTCATGTATCTGCCGCTGGATGAAACCACCGGCACGGTCGCGACCGACCTTTCCGCCAATGCCAACAACGGCACCCAGGCGGGGAATCCGACCTGGACCACCGGGAAATTCGGCAATGCCCTGACCCTCGATGGCAACGACTACCTGATGATCAACGGCGTGGCGGGTGAGATCACCAGCAACAACATCACCCTGAGTGCCTGGGTCAAGACGACCGATAGCGAGGCCGACTGGTTCTCATGCAACACCTCGTCAGGCGGGAATGTCTTCATGTTCTCGATCCATGGCGGCAAGGCCAGCGTCTATGACGGCAGCTATGAGGCCTCATCCACCACCACGGTGAACAACAACGCCTGGCACCTGTTGACCTACGTGCGGAACGGAAGCACGGGCTCCATCTATGTGGACGGAAATCTGGAAGCCACCCATACCGCGAACTTCACCCTGTCCTCCACCGACCTGTGGTCGATCGGCCAGGAGTGGGATAACACCACCGCCAGTGACTTCCTGATCGGAAGCGTGGATGACGTGCGGCTCTACAACAAGGCCCTGACGGCGACCGAAGTGGATTATCTGGTCCAAGGCGGCAATGCCGAAGTGCCGCTTCCCTTCGATACCCAGACCGGGGTCAAGGCGGGCCTGTTCAACTGGGAGCCCGCGGCCAATATGACCAGCCAGAACTTCTATCTCGGTACCAGCCTGACGGCTGTGACCAACGCGGGAACCTCCTCGGCGGAATACCGCGGTTCCGTGACTGGTTCCGAATGGAGCGGCAATCTGCAACCGAACACCACCTACTACTGGCGGGTGGACAGCCTGGCTTCCGGCATCACCCGGAAGGGCTCCATCTGGACGTTTTCCACCGGTGCCGCGCAATCGCCGTCCGGCCTATGGAACTTCCCGACCTCCAACCCCGTCTCCGCCACTCTCGGATCCAATCTGGTCCTGACAGGAAGCCAAACAACGGTGGCTGGTTCCGTATCGGGTGATCAGGCTGTCCAGATCGGCAATGGCAGCCACTACACGGTGACCAATCCGATCGGCGCGAATGGCGGCGGCTCGCACACGAACGAGTACACCCTGCTGTATGACTTCAAGCCAACCCTCTCCGCCGGTTACGCCAGCATGATTGACCACAAGGACGCGAACAGTGACGGAGAATTGTTCACCCGTTCCGATGGTTCCATTGGCAGCCAGCAACTCGGATATGCTCCGGCGGGCACGCTGACCACCTCATGGACACGCTTGGTCCTGAGGGTGAAGAACGATTGGTTTGCCGAGCTTTGGATCAACGGAGTGCATGTTTATGACTTCGACACACAGGAGGCGGATTCCCGTTATTCGCTGCTCAGCTCCTTCGATCTCTTCCAGGACGGCCCTTCGGGAGGTGAAGAGGAAACGATCCAGTTGTCCACCTTCGCGCTGTGGGGCCGCGCCCTCGATGATGTCGAAATCGCCGCCATGGGATCGCCGGGTGCCCCGGTCATCCTGCTAGGCAATTAA
- a CDS encoding YiiD C-terminal domain-containing protein: protein MNEALLLETERFLHDRIPLAAAMGVRIESYDSSGLILTAPLEANHNHLGTAFGGSLAAVATLAGYALLWLELNDRDSHIVIRSSRISYKHPVEGELRAICLHPGASAIARFKTWFAKAGKASLPLKVLMGPTDRPHVGFEGVYVAIR, encoded by the coding sequence ATGAACGAGGCCCTGCTGTTGGAAACCGAGCGCTTTCTCCACGACCGCATTCCCCTGGCCGCGGCGATGGGCGTGCGGATCGAATCCTACGATTCCTCCGGTCTGATCCTGACTGCTCCTCTGGAAGCGAATCACAACCACCTCGGCACCGCCTTCGGCGGCAGCCTCGCCGCGGTCGCCACACTGGCCGGCTATGCCCTGCTGTGGTTGGAGCTCAATGACCGCGACAGCCACATCGTCATCCGCAGCAGCCGCATTTCCTACAAACATCCGGTGGAGGGTGAGCTGCGCGCCATCTGCCTGCATCCCGGGGCGAGTGCGATCGCCCGCTTCAAAACGTGGTTCGCCAAGGCCGGCAAGGCCTCGCTTCCCCTGAAAGTTCTGATGGGTCCGACGGACCGCCCGCATGTCGGGTTCGAGGGTGTCTATGTTGCCATCCGGTGA
- a CDS encoding MBL fold metallo-hydrolase → MSRRFSNPWQHDDHSFVDILKWQLGRIQEAPWPGHASDDPAPLQVLSRESIATPPASGWRVIWLGHASFLVQGAGLSLLIDPIFSDYCAPFPKASLKRLVATPCSLSDLPRIDAVLLSHGHYDHLDLPTLRRLGKDTRLIVAEGHAGWLGRRGFHQVTAVPWWETVDIAPGVRVTSTPSQHFTARTPWDRNRGHWCGWLIEGADCKLWHAGDTAWCPAFREIGEKLGPIDLGMIPIGAYNPRIIMKSVHVTPEEAVRIFGETRCRRAVAMHWGTFRLTDEPMSEPPVRLGAACDAAGIGSFETVAVGEIVTVG, encoded by the coding sequence ATGAGCCGCCGTTTTTCCAATCCCTGGCAGCACGATGACCACAGTTTCGTGGACATTCTGAAGTGGCAGCTCGGCCGGATCCAGGAGGCACCGTGGCCGGGTCATGCCAGCGATGATCCAGCACCGCTCCAGGTGCTGTCGCGTGAATCCATCGCCACACCGCCTGCCAGCGGCTGGCGGGTGATCTGGCTGGGTCATGCGTCCTTTCTGGTGCAAGGTGCGGGATTGAGCCTGCTGATCGATCCGATCTTCTCGGACTACTGCGCGCCTTTTCCGAAGGCGTCTCTGAAACGTCTGGTGGCCACGCCCTGCTCCTTGTCCGATCTGCCGCGCATCGATGCGGTGTTGTTGAGTCACGGCCACTACGACCATCTCGATCTGCCGACGTTGCGCCGCTTGGGGAAGGATACCCGCTTGATCGTTGCAGAGGGGCATGCCGGTTGGTTGGGGAGACGGGGTTTTCATCAGGTCACCGCGGTGCCGTGGTGGGAGACGGTGGATATTGCACCGGGTGTCCGTGTCACCTCCACACCGTCCCAGCACTTCACCGCGCGCACACCGTGGGATCGCAATCGCGGGCATTGGTGCGGCTGGTTGATCGAGGGTGCGGATTGCAAACTGTGGCATGCGGGCGATACCGCATGGTGCCCGGCATTCCGGGAGATTGGCGAGAAGCTTGGTCCCATCGACCTGGGGATGATCCCGATCGGGGCCTACAATCCCCGTATCATCATGAAATCCGTCCACGTCACACCGGAGGAAGCGGTGCGGATTTTCGGGGAAACGCGGTGCCGACGCGCGGTGGCGATGCACTGGGGGACATTCCGTCTGACGGACGAGCCCATGTCCGAGCCGCCGGTCCGGCTGGGGGCTGCATGTGATGCCGCCGGAATCGGGTCCTTTGAGACCGTGGCGGTGGGGGAAATAGTGACGGTCGGGTGA